Proteins encoded by one window of Paenibacillus urinalis:
- a CDS encoding antibiotic biosynthesis monooxygenase family protein, which yields MNTPAVQLQPPYYAVIFSSKRTEGDNGYGIMADKMVELASRQPGFLGVESARDEELGITVSYWKDLESIRTWKEHSAHQIAQERGKKEWYRSFSLRVALVERDRFFEM from the coding sequence ATGAACACACCTGCAGTCCAGCTTCAACCGCCTTACTATGCCGTGATCTTCTCCTCCAAGCGTACAGAAGGGGATAACGGGTACGGCATCATGGCGGACAAGATGGTAGAGCTTGCTTCACGTCAACCCGGCTTTCTTGGTGTTGAATCGGCCCGTGATGAAGAGCTGGGAATCACTGTATCCTATTGGAAGGATCTCGAATCCATTCGTACCTGGAAAGAGCATTCAGCGCATCAGATCGCACAAGAACGAGGCAAAAAGGAATGGTATCGCTCCTTCTCGCTCCGGGTGGCCTTAGTGGAAAGGGATCGTTTTTTTGAAATGTAG
- a CDS encoding GNAT family N-acetyltransferase, protein MPDMLVKLYDLPEVEGRASYEGRTGVTIRRAIAPEKHVVSEWVGAHFGKGWVSECEVAFAKSPITCLIAVENGKLLGFACYDATVKGFFGPTGVDEHERGRGIGKMLLLYALDYMKQDGYGYAVIGGAGPVDFYAKTTGATVIEGSVPGVYKGMLS, encoded by the coding sequence ATGCCGGATATGCTCGTTAAGCTGTATGATTTGCCTGAGGTGGAAGGGAGAGCCAGCTATGAGGGGCGAACAGGAGTCACCATCCGCCGGGCGATTGCACCGGAGAAGCATGTTGTAAGTGAATGGGTCGGAGCCCATTTTGGAAAAGGGTGGGTAAGTGAATGTGAGGTTGCGTTCGCCAAGTCGCCCATCACTTGTCTAATTGCTGTCGAGAACGGCAAGCTGCTTGGATTTGCTTGCTACGATGCAACGGTTAAAGGTTTCTTTGGACCAACGGGAGTAGATGAGCATGAACGTGGCCGCGGAATCGGCAAAATGCTGCTGCTCTATGCTCTTGACTACATGAAGCAGGATGGATATGGCTATGCAGTGATTGGAGGAGCAGGACCTGTCGATTTCTATGCCAAAACAACGGGTGCCACAGTTATTGAAGGCTCAGTACCCGGTGTATATAAGGGAATGCTGTCCTAG
- a CDS encoding acyl-CoA synthetase has protein sequence MTSEMEQHREDKIALKCLDEHNQYEEITYGALIKKANQIAGGLESLGLTKGDRVLVMVPRRVIAYAIYIACLKLGLVIIPSSEMLRSKDLSYRLDHSKARAVIAWSTVTDEVNRIEEPLPALDFRIAVSAEEGEQQEGWSMLSQLMENQPEMRAAVETHRDDIAILTYTSGTTGNPKGVVHTHGWGYAHLRITSPWLDIQPEDTVWATAAPGWQKWIWSPFLSVLGHGATGFVFSGSFDSSQYLRLLQEYRINVLCCTPTEYRLMAKSDGLEQYDLSALRSAVSAGEPLNLEVISTFERYFNITIRDGYGQTESTLLIGNLKGMPFRKGAMGQSISPGLVQVVDDEGQPVAPGTVGNIAVHIEMPALFRSYYLDPERKPANTLGEYFITGDRASLDEDGYFWFEGRGDDIIISSGYTIGPFEVEEALMKHTAVKECAAVASPDETRGNIVKAFVVLKDGVEGSDALVKELQQHVKSITAPYKYPRRIEFISDLPKTSSGKIRRIELRELEKQRAQK, from the coding sequence ATGACTTCGGAAATGGAGCAGCATCGTGAGGATAAGATTGCACTCAAATGCCTGGATGAGCACAATCAATACGAAGAGATCACATATGGAGCGCTGATCAAGAAGGCGAACCAGATTGCAGGCGGACTTGAGAGTCTCGGTCTGACCAAGGGTGATCGCGTTCTGGTCATGGTACCTCGAAGAGTGATCGCCTATGCGATTTATATTGCTTGTCTCAAGCTGGGACTCGTTATCATCCCTTCGTCGGAAATGCTGCGATCGAAGGATCTGTCTTACCGTCTGGATCATTCCAAGGCTAGGGCTGTCATTGCATGGTCTACGGTAACAGATGAAGTGAATCGGATCGAAGAGCCGCTGCCTGCGCTTGATTTCCGCATTGCTGTCTCAGCTGAGGAAGGAGAACAGCAAGAAGGCTGGTCCATGCTGAGCCAGCTGATGGAGAATCAGCCTGAAATGCGTGCAGCCGTGGAAACACACCGGGATGACATTGCAATTCTGACTTATACCTCCGGTACGACGGGCAACCCCAAAGGGGTTGTACATACACACGGCTGGGGTTACGCCCATCTGCGTATCACTTCACCTTGGCTGGATATTCAGCCGGAAGACACCGTGTGGGCAACCGCCGCACCGGGATGGCAGAAATGGATCTGGAGTCCGTTCCTATCTGTACTCGGACATGGAGCAACCGGCTTTGTATTCAGCGGCTCCTTTGATTCCTCCCAATATCTCAGACTGCTGCAGGAATACCGGATTAATGTGCTCTGCTGTACGCCGACAGAGTACCGGTTGATGGCCAAATCCGATGGTCTGGAGCAATACGACTTGTCTGCTCTTCGCAGTGCGGTATCGGCAGGTGAACCGTTGAATCTGGAAGTCATCAGCACCTTTGAACGATATTTTAACATTACGATTCGCGACGGTTACGGACAGACGGAGAGCACGCTGCTCATCGGGAATCTGAAGGGAATGCCATTCCGCAAGGGTGCGATGGGGCAATCGATCTCGCCGGGTCTCGTACAAGTGGTGGACGATGAAGGTCAGCCGGTGGCACCAGGCACGGTCGGAAATATCGCGGTTCATATTGAAATGCCTGCCTTGTTCCGCAGCTACTATCTGGATCCGGAACGCAAGCCGGCCAATACTCTCGGAGAGTACTTCATCACCGGCGACCGGGCTAGCCTTGATGAGGACGGTTATTTCTGGTTTGAAGGCCGCGGTGATGACATTATTATCAGCTCAGGCTATACGATTGGTCCATTCGAGGTAGAGGAAGCCTTGATGAAGCACACAGCCGTGAAGGAGTGCGCGGCGGTAGCGAGTCCAGATGAAACCCGCGGGAATATTGTCAAAGCCTTTGTCGTATTGAAGGATGGTGTGGAAGGCTCAGATGCGCTTGTTAAGGAGCTGCAGCAGCATGTGAAGAGCATTACCGCTCCATACAAATATCCGCGCCGGATTGAGTTTATCTCAGATCTTCCCAAGACAAGCTCAGGTAAGATCCGCCGGATCGAGCTGAGAGAACTGGAGAAGCAAAGAGCGCAGAAGTAA
- a CDS encoding AraC family transcriptional regulator, translating into MDFLAGMNCAMEYMEEHLLDELDYKQAARAAGCSEYHFKRMFSFLAGLPISEYIRRRRLTLAGQELMEAKPGLRIIDVALKYGYNSPDSFTRAFHSMHGILPSEVLHTGKNLKAYPKLSFYLSIRGGEEMNYRIVEKEAFRIVGLYKRVPIVFHGVNPEIASMWSQLNEQRITELKALSNIEPAGLISASTQFSEGRMEEQGELDHYIGAATTLAPPSHYHVLEVPAQTWAVFEAVGNFPDKLQEVWGRIYADWFPSSNYEAAPGPEMLWNESKDTSLPNYRSEIWIPVVKKP; encoded by the coding sequence ATGGATTTTCTTGCAGGCATGAACTGTGCAATGGAATATATGGAAGAACATTTATTGGATGAGCTGGATTATAAACAGGCAGCAAGGGCAGCGGGCTGCTCTGAATATCATTTTAAGCGGATGTTTTCCTTTCTCGCCGGACTTCCGATCTCTGAATATATTCGGCGCAGAAGACTGACGCTGGCAGGGCAGGAATTAATGGAGGCAAAGCCGGGGCTCAGAATTATTGATGTAGCGCTCAAATACGGATATAACTCGCCAGATTCATTCACTCGTGCTTTTCACAGCATGCATGGCATACTGCCGTCGGAAGTCCTCCATACCGGAAAAAATCTCAAAGCCTATCCCAAGCTGAGCTTCTACTTGTCAATTAGAGGAGGAGAAGAAATGAATTATCGAATTGTAGAGAAAGAGGCTTTTCGCATTGTCGGGCTGTATAAGCGGGTTCCTATCGTCTTTCACGGAGTGAATCCAGAGATTGCTTCCATGTGGAGCCAGCTTAACGAACAGCGTATAACAGAGCTTAAGGCATTATCCAACATTGAGCCAGCAGGCTTGATCAGTGCCTCAACGCAATTCTCCGAGGGGAGAATGGAGGAGCAGGGAGAGCTGGATCATTATATTGGAGCAGCAACGACACTGGCACCGCCTTCGCACTATCATGTCCTTGAAGTACCTGCTCAAACGTGGGCCGTGTTTGAAGCGGTGGGTAATTTTCCGGATAAACTGCAGGAGGTTTGGGGCCGAATCTATGCAGACTGGTTCCCTTCTTCTAATTATGAAGCAGCGCCAGGACCCGAGATGCTGTGGAATGAGAGCAAGGATACCTCCTTGCCGAATTATCGGAGTGAGATCTGGATTCCTGTTGTAAAAAAACCGTAA
- a CDS encoding ABC transporter ATP-binding protein, with the protein MALIFSYLRKYKVAAIAALFMLLLELMVELIQPYLIQKIIDDGIQQENLSVVWTWGGVLLISAFIAFAAGISSSFYAAHASQGFGADLRESLYKKVQSFSYAVFNRFATSSLIIRLTGDITQLQDTVFMGLRFATRVPLVVIGSVIMALVVNVKLGLFLAVTVPVLLLFIFYIMKKVSLMFRTVQKRLDEVNGVAQENLIGIRLIRVFVRMGHEIERFGRSIRQLMTSTMAAQRFAETTMPFIMLVMNTSILTILWFGRNDINVTGDATMGEVVAVVNYAVRTMGSLSMLSWIVATLSRASASRHRVSEVLDTDQTGFESVQAAEGSRTAAISTEGKNCAVKQSVQYEQVSFSYPGSDLHVLENVSFEAKAGERIAIMGATGSGKTSLVQLLLRLYDPDEGIIRIDGKNVQQYPVDDLRGFIGYVPQEAVLFTGSVRENIAWGNPLASDEEVKEAARKAQIHQTIESLTNGYDTMLGQRGVNLSGGQKQRLSIARALVRNPQILILDDSTSALDVKTEAALLNELSELSCTTFLITQKISSTLSADLILLLDEGRLIAQGTHQELLQDSDLYRRIYESQFGQEAKHA; encoded by the coding sequence ATGGCTCTAATATTCAGTTATTTGCGGAAGTACAAGGTCGCAGCAATTGCAGCATTGTTCATGCTGCTGCTTGAGCTTATGGTTGAGCTGATTCAGCCCTATCTGATCCAGAAGATTATTGATGACGGTATTCAGCAGGAGAATCTCTCTGTGGTGTGGACTTGGGGAGGTGTGCTGCTGATCAGTGCCTTCATTGCATTTGCTGCCGGGATCTCAAGCTCGTTCTATGCTGCCCATGCAAGCCAGGGCTTTGGCGCAGATCTTAGGGAATCTCTGTACAAGAAGGTACAGTCGTTCTCTTATGCTGTATTCAACCGGTTCGCTACCTCTTCGCTGATTATCCGGCTGACAGGGGATATCACCCAGCTTCAGGACACGGTATTTATGGGGCTGCGGTTTGCGACCCGTGTTCCGCTCGTCGTGATCGGAAGCGTCATCATGGCACTGGTTGTCAACGTGAAGCTGGGATTATTTCTAGCGGTTACGGTGCCTGTGTTGCTGCTGTTTATTTTTTACATTATGAAAAAAGTGTCCCTCATGTTCCGCACCGTTCAGAAGAGACTGGATGAAGTCAATGGCGTCGCACAGGAGAATTTGATCGGCATTCGTTTAATCCGGGTGTTCGTCCGCATGGGCCATGAGATTGAACGATTCGGACGCTCGATTCGCCAATTGATGACTTCAACGATGGCGGCCCAGCGTTTCGCAGAAACGACCATGCCGTTCATTATGCTTGTTATGAATACAAGCATTCTGACCATTCTATGGTTCGGGAGAAATGATATTAACGTCACAGGTGATGCAACGATGGGAGAGGTTGTAGCCGTCGTCAATTATGCGGTAAGAACGATGGGCTCCTTGTCCATGCTCTCATGGATCGTAGCTACATTATCACGGGCAAGTGCATCGCGTCACCGGGTTAGTGAGGTGCTCGATACGGATCAGACTGGGTTCGAGTCTGTTCAGGCAGCGGAAGGAAGCCGTACTGCTGCAATATCAACAGAAGGCAAGAACTGTGCTGTAAAACAGAGTGTGCAGTACGAGCAGGTAAGCTTCAGCTATCCGGGTAGCGACCTTCATGTGCTGGAGAACGTGTCCTTCGAAGCGAAGGCAGGGGAGCGTATTGCGATTATGGGAGCAACCGGCTCTGGCAAGACTTCTCTTGTACAGCTGCTCCTTCGTTTATATGATCCGGATGAAGGGATAATCCGTATTGACGGAAAGAATGTACAGCAATATCCGGTGGATGATCTGCGCGGCTTTATCGGGTATGTTCCCCAGGAAGCCGTGCTCTTCACAGGCAGTGTGAGGGAGAATATTGCTTGGGGAAATCCGCTGGCAAGTGATGAAGAAGTGAAGGAGGCTGCGCGCAAAGCCCAGATCCATCAAACGATTGAGTCGCTCACGAACGGTTATGATACGATGCTTGGCCAGCGTGGAGTTAACTTGTCGGGTGGGCAGAAGCAGCGTCTGTCCATTGCAAGAGCCCTTGTCCGGAATCCACAAATTTTAATACTCGATGACAGCACGAGTGCACTTGATGTTAAGACAGAGGCTGCACTCCTTAACGAGCTGTCGGAGCTGTCATGCACGACATTTCTGATTACGCAGAAGATTTCATCAACCTTGTCGGCGGATCTGATTCTGCTGCTGGATGAAGGTAGATTGATTGCACAAGGGACACATCAAGAGCTTCTGCAAGATTCAGATTTGTATAGACGAATATATGAATCCCAATTCGGACAGGAGGCTAAGCATGCTTAA
- a CDS encoding ABC transporter ATP-binding protein: MLKQLVEPFRQPPSEVLRDKAALGKGAAKKTAKAKDWSWTLKRIWSYLAKRRLKLTLVLFMVVLTSALALLGPYLIGVAIDTYLVGESGGQWIYFLCALGAVYLLHPIFAFLQSIWMIEVAQETVYRMRYDLFTHLHRLPIPFFGKRQQGEIMSRLTNDIENVSATLNGSIIQVTSSILTLVGVVTVMLTLSPLLTLLTFIVVPLMVLGMRWITRRTGPLFKERQKNLGDLNGYIEETLSGQRIIKAFSQEERVITSFQEKNDKIRLSGFWAQTISGFIPKLMNSLNNLSFAIIAGIGGIMVINDMITIGVIIIFAEYARQFTRPLNDLANQWNTVLSAIAGAERVFEVMDEDEEIKDEVGAEKLNHVEGAVRFEQVSFGYEEKGATLQDISFSAKPGEMVALVGPTGAGKTTLIQLISRFYNPDQGQISVDGQDVTKISRESLRSHMSFVLQESFLFEGTIRENIRYGRLSATDEEVEEAAKLANAHSFITRLKKGYDQVLSADGSGISQGQKQLLAIARAMLANPAIIVLDEATSSIDTVTEIKIQEGLARLMKGRTSFVIAHRLNTIRQADKILVLKDGRLIEQGSHDELLAAEGFYSDLFHSQIKKEAMT; the protein is encoded by the coding sequence ATGCTTAAACAACTGGTTGAACCCTTTCGTCAGCCGCCTTCCGAGGTACTCAGGGACAAAGCAGCGCTCGGGAAGGGAGCGGCTAAGAAGACCGCCAAGGCCAAGGATTGGTCCTGGACGCTGAAGCGAATATGGTCCTATCTTGCGAAGAGACGGCTTAAGCTTACTTTGGTTCTGTTTATGGTCGTTCTTACCTCAGCGCTTGCCCTGCTCGGTCCCTATCTGATTGGTGTTGCCATTGATACTTATCTTGTGGGAGAGTCGGGTGGGCAATGGATTTACTTCCTCTGTGCACTAGGGGCAGTGTATCTGCTGCATCCGATCTTTGCCTTTCTGCAGAGCATATGGATGATTGAGGTTGCTCAGGAAACGGTCTATCGTATGCGGTATGATCTATTCACCCATTTGCACCGGCTGCCTATTCCGTTCTTCGGCAAACGGCAGCAAGGGGAGATTATGAGCCGGCTCACGAATGATATTGAGAATGTCAGTGCGACGCTGAATGGGTCCATTATTCAGGTGACTTCAAGTATCCTCACGCTGGTGGGGGTAGTGACCGTTATGCTGACACTCAGTCCGCTGCTTACTTTGCTTACATTTATCGTCGTTCCGCTGATGGTACTTGGTATGCGCTGGATTACCCGCCGTACGGGACCTTTATTCAAGGAGCGTCAGAAGAATCTGGGTGATCTGAACGGTTACATAGAGGAGACGTTATCCGGGCAGCGGATCATCAAGGCTTTTTCACAGGAAGAACGAGTGATTACCTCCTTCCAGGAGAAAAATGATAAGATCAGACTCTCAGGCTTCTGGGCGCAGACGATATCAGGGTTTATTCCGAAGCTGATGAACAGCCTGAACAATCTGAGCTTTGCGATCATTGCCGGAATCGGCGGTATCATGGTCATTAACGATATGATAACCATCGGGGTAATCATTATCTTTGCAGAGTATGCACGCCAGTTTACCCGGCCGCTTAATGATCTCGCGAATCAGTGGAATACCGTTCTGTCTGCCATTGCAGGGGCCGAGCGTGTATTTGAGGTCATGGATGAGGATGAGGAGATTAAGGACGAGGTCGGAGCAGAGAAGCTGAATCATGTCGAAGGGGCGGTAAGATTTGAGCAAGTGTCCTTTGGTTATGAGGAAAAAGGGGCAACACTCCAGGACATATCCTTCTCTGCCAAGCCGGGAGAGATGGTTGCGCTTGTGGGACCAACCGGTGCTGGCAAAACCACACTGATCCAGCTGATCTCGAGATTCTACAATCCTGATCAAGGGCAGATCTCTGTTGATGGACAGGATGTAACCAAGATATCGCGTGAGAGCCTTCGTTCTCATATGTCCTTTGTGCTCCAGGAATCCTTCTTGTTCGAAGGAACGATAAGGGAAAATATTCGTTACGGCCGGCTGAGTGCGACCGATGAAGAGGTGGAGGAAGCTGCTAAGCTGGCGAATGCGCATTCCTTTATTACCCGGCTTAAAAAGGGCTACGATCAAGTACTGAGTGCAGACGGCAGCGGGATCAGTCAAGGACAGAAGCAGCTGCTTGCCATTGCCCGCGCCATGCTTGCAAATCCGGCGATTATTGTACTCGATGAAGCGACGAGCAGTATTGACACGGTGACGGAGATCAAAATTCAGGAAGGTCTTGCAAGGCTGATGAAAGGTAGAACCAGCTTTGTCATTGCCCATCGCTTAAATACAATCCGTCAGGCAGACAAGATATTGGTGCTGAAGGATGGGCGCTTGATTGAGCAGGGCTCACATGATGAGCTTCTTGCCGCAGAAGGATTCTACAGTGATTTGTTTCACAGTCAGATCAAGAAAGAGGCCATGACATAA
- a CDS encoding DNA alkylation repair protein: MSTLEELGTEQTKKTFLRHGAREPFFGVKVGDMKKKLVKEVKKDQEVAQSLFSTGNSDAMYLAGLTVNPKLVSKELLEAWVQQAYWYMIAEYPVAWLTAESPYATELAMKWIQSDEEMVATAGWSTYSNYVSITPDDELDLGELAGLLERVRSTIHEEQNWVRSVMNGFVISVGSYVQPLHEQARDVAQEIGKVHVDVGNTACKIPLAEEYIRRVEEKGKLFKKRKTCIC, encoded by the coding sequence ATGAGCACGCTGGAGGAGCTGGGGACAGAGCAGACCAAGAAGACATTCCTACGGCACGGGGCTCGTGAGCCATTCTTCGGCGTCAAAGTGGGAGACATGAAGAAGAAGCTCGTAAAGGAAGTGAAGAAGGATCAGGAGGTAGCGCAGTCTCTATTTAGCACAGGTAATAGTGATGCCATGTATTTGGCAGGGCTTACCGTGAATCCGAAGCTGGTCTCGAAGGAGCTGCTGGAAGCTTGGGTGCAGCAGGCGTACTGGTACATGATAGCAGAATATCCGGTGGCGTGGTTGACCGCAGAGAGTCCTTATGCCACAGAACTGGCGATGAAATGGATCCAATCGGACGAAGAGATGGTTGCAACGGCCGGCTGGAGTACCTATTCGAATTATGTATCCATTACACCAGACGATGAGCTTGATCTGGGAGAACTGGCTGGTTTGCTGGAACGTGTAAGATCGACGATACATGAGGAACAGAATTGGGTGAGGTCTGTGATGAATGGCTTTGTCATCAGCGTGGGCAGCTATGTCCAGCCACTCCATGAGCAGGCAAGGGATGTAGCGCAAGAGATTGGCAAAGTCCATGTGGATGTGGGGAATACAGCTTGCAAAATACCGCTCGCAGAGGAGTATATCCGCAGGGTGGAAGAAAAGGGGAAGCTGTTCAAGAAACGTAAAACCTGTATCTGTTAA
- a CDS encoding ABC transporter permease, whose translation MEPKTVNPPIPEMKVARKSKRRTILYLLRKDWQLYSLLILPILYLLIFKYGPMIGNVIAFRRFVPGGSIFGEQWVGLHYFRMFIEDPTFWRVFSNTLILGGLTMLLTFPMPIVFALLLNEVKNKKFKKFVQTASYLPHFLSIVIVAGMILQLTALNGSINSLIQFFGGDPINFMQQADWFRTIYVTSEIWQGMGWGAILYLAALTTIDDSLYEAARIDGANRWKQTLHVTIPGILPTIVTVLILNMGSFLAVGFEKILLLYNPLIYETSDVISTYLYRVGLGSSNFSYATAIGLFESIIGLILVLSVNAISRKVTERSLW comes from the coding sequence ATGGAACCGAAGACTGTAAATCCACCCATACCGGAGATGAAGGTCGCGAGAAAAAGTAAACGGAGAACGATCCTTTATCTCCTGCGTAAAGACTGGCAGCTCTATTCTCTATTAATTCTGCCGATTCTGTACCTGCTCATTTTTAAATACGGGCCTATGATTGGTAATGTTATCGCTTTTAGAAGATTTGTGCCCGGGGGCAGCATCTTTGGAGAGCAGTGGGTCGGACTTCATTACTTCCGCATGTTTATCGAGGATCCAACCTTCTGGCGAGTATTTAGCAATACACTTATCCTTGGCGGACTTACGATGCTGCTGACCTTCCCGATGCCGATCGTATTCGCTCTACTGCTTAATGAGGTCAAGAACAAGAAGTTCAAGAAGTTTGTTCAGACGGCTTCGTACCTGCCGCACTTTTTATCCATTGTTATTGTCGCAGGGATGATCTTGCAGCTGACGGCTTTGAATGGCTCGATCAATTCACTGATCCAATTCTTCGGTGGAGACCCGATCAACTTTATGCAGCAGGCCGACTGGTTCCGCACCATTTATGTCACATCTGAAATATGGCAGGGAATGGGCTGGGGCGCAATTCTGTATCTCGCTGCGCTGACGACGATCGATGATTCCCTCTATGAGGCAGCCAGAATTGATGGCGCTAACAGATGGAAACAGACGCTGCATGTAACGATTCCCGGGATATTGCCGACGATCGTTACTGTACTGATTCTGAACATGGGCAGCTTCCTGGCTGTCGGCTTTGAGAAGATTCTACTCCTGTACAATCCGCTGATTTATGAGACATCCGACGTGATCTCGACTTATCTGTATCGCGTAGGCCTTGGATCTAGTAACTTCAGCTACGCGACAGCGATCGGATTATTTGAATCCATCATCGGACTTATCCTTGTATTATCCGTCAATGCGATCTCACGCAAGGTAACGGAAAGAAGCTTATGGTAA
- a CDS encoding carbohydrate ABC transporter permease, whose product MKESVSYKVFKVFNASALIFIVFITLYPFLNVVAQSFSSEAYINSGQVNLIPRGFNIETYKKVASDSMFWTNYKNTIIYAVVGTLISMFLTTIFAYALSRKRLMGRKFLTVFAVFTMFFNGGLIPNYVLINTLGMANSMWAIVLPGAISIYNMLIMKSFFENMPEELEEAAAIDGLNTYGILLRIVLPLSKAVLATMILFYAVAHWNSWFPAFIYLDKKELFPVTIYLRNMIAAATGGAAVGATSADNLTQISANIKSVTMVLTILPILTIYPFVQKYFVSGVMLGSVKG is encoded by the coding sequence ATGAAGGAATCTGTATCGTATAAGGTCTTTAAGGTATTTAACGCATCAGCTCTTATATTCATCGTGTTCATTACGCTATATCCTTTTCTCAACGTTGTTGCTCAATCTTTCAGCAGTGAAGCCTATATTAATTCCGGTCAAGTCAATCTGATTCCGAGAGGCTTCAATATTGAGACCTACAAGAAGGTTGCAAGCGACTCCATGTTCTGGACCAACTATAAGAACACCATCATATACGCTGTCGTCGGAACTCTGATATCGATGTTCTTGACTACGATCTTTGCTTACGCCTTATCCCGAAAGCGGCTGATGGGACGCAAATTTTTGACGGTGTTCGCTGTGTTCACGATGTTCTTTAACGGCGGTCTGATTCCGAACTATGTGCTGATTAACACCCTTGGAATGGCGAACTCCATGTGGGCGATTGTTCTTCCAGGTGCGATCAGCATCTATAACATGCTTATAATGAAATCCTTCTTTGAGAATATGCCGGAGGAGCTGGAGGAAGCCGCTGCAATTGACGGACTGAACACATACGGGATATTGCTCCGCATCGTGCTTCCGTTAAGTAAAGCCGTGCTGGCTACAATGATTCTCTTCTATGCGGTAGCACACTGGAATTCCTGGTTCCCAGCTTTCATCTATCTGGATAAGAAGGAGCTGTTCCCTGTCACCATCTATCTGCGGAATATGATCGCTGCAGCGACAGGCGGTGCGGCAGTTGGTGCGACTTCTGCGGATAATTTGACTCAGATATCAGCAAACATCAAATCGGTGACCATGGTTCTTACCATTTTACCTATACTGACGATTTATCCTTTCGTTCAAAAGTACTTTGTTTCTGGTGTCATGCTCGGATCTGTCAAAGGGTAA